The following nucleotide sequence is from Streptomyces sp. HUAS CB01.
CCGAGGGCGTGGGCTGGCCCGCTCTGACCGTCGGTGTGATCGGCGGGCGGGGCGGAGCCGGGGCCTCCACGCTGGCCTGCGCCCTCGCGGTGACGGCGGCGCGTGAGGGCAGGCGCACGATGCTCGTCGACGGCGACCCGCTCGGCGGCGGTCTCGATGTCCTCCTCGGCGGAGAGCAGCAGCAGGGGCGGCGCTGGCCGGACTTCGCGGCGTCCAGGGGCCGGGTCGCGGGCGGTGCGCTGGAGGAGTCACTGCCTTCGGTGCACGGGCTGCGGGTGCTCAGCTGGGACCGGGGCGACTCGGTGACGATTCCCTCGGAGGCCATGCGGTCGGTCCTGGCCGCCGCACGCAGACGCGGTGGCGTCGTCGTCGTGGACCTGCCCCGCCGGGTCGACGAGGGGACGGCGGAGGCACTGGCCCAGCTGGATGTCGGGCTCCTCGTGGTGCCGGGCGACCTGCGTGCCGTGGCCGCCGCACGGCAGGTCGCCTCGACCGTCAGGATGGTGCTGGGCGATCTGCGGGTCGTCGTCCGAGGGCCCTGGACCTCGGGGCTGGACGAGCGGTGGGTGGCGGAGGCGCTGGAACTGCCCCTGGCCGGTGAACTCCCTCTGGAGACGGGGCTGTCCGCCGATCTCGACGCGGGAGTCCCGCCGGGAGCGGGGGAGCGCGAACCGCTGGCCAGGTTCTGCTCCGCGTTCTGGGCGCGGGCGCTCACCGGTGGAGGTGCGGCGTGACGTCGGTGCTCCTCGAAGCGGTACGGCAACGGCTCGCCGAGAGCGGGGCCGAGCCGACCCCCGCCAGGGTTGCGGCGGCGCTGCGGGCGCAGGGGCGGCTTCTGGGGGACACGGAGGTGC
It contains:
- the ssd gene encoding septum site-determining protein Ssd: MVSGASGRTAAPGSPGGTGGEAAPAERRAGPLIITEDPPLLDDLLRLCAAAGAEPQVHHTVPEDRGGWEAAPLVLVGDDAAARCVGATRRRGVLLVGRDQDDPQVWRRAVEIGADCVIRLPDAEGWLVDRIADVAEGVGWPALTVGVIGGRGGAGASTLACALAVTAAREGRRTMLVDGDPLGGGLDVLLGGEQQQGRRWPDFAASRGRVAGGALEESLPSVHGLRVLSWDRGDSVTIPSEAMRSVLAAARRRGGVVVVDLPRRVDEGTAEALAQLDVGLLVVPGDLRAVAAARQVASTVRMVLGDLRVVVRGPWTSGLDERWVAEALELPLAGELPLETGLSADLDAGVPPGAGEREPLARFCSAFWARALTGGGAA